The proteins below come from a single Eucalyptus grandis isolate ANBG69807.140 chromosome 3, ASM1654582v1, whole genome shotgun sequence genomic window:
- the LOC104437668 gene encoding G-type lectin S-receptor-like serine/threonine-protein kinase SD2-5: protein MANSRSMAIAGNLWLCVILLSSVSLEGAQQIDKIYPVFQASQMGSIDTGGVFLLSNGSIFGFGFVQTSSSTLYLLAVVHFRSNTVVWSANRENPVTNSDIFDFDENGNAFLQKAGSTVWSTNTSGRGVSAIELRDSGNLALLGKDSTVVWQSFDHPTDTLLSNQDFRQGMRLVSAGSKNLTYTLEIKSGDMILSAGYITPQPYWSMGKDSRHLQNKNGGQVVSATMVTNSWRLYDESGTLLWQFPFSDNSDPNATWIAVLGQDGIISFSSLGSGGSPADSPVKIPSDACSTPEPCDPYLVCSNGNMCRCLSALTSHPNCGSGLSSPCNHSNGSIDLVNAGQGISYFAIGFVSPSLNADLNGCKNSCLNNCSCLALFYQNRSGDCYLFDSIGALQSSDQNSGFVSYIKVLTGGSANGGNSQVSGSNKKHLLYVVLISVSTFFVVLGLIYAGCRYSKAKPTLPEAPQETSEEENFLEGLSGMPVRFSYKELQDATNNFSIKLGQGGFGPVYQGALPDGTRIAVKKLEGIGQGKKEFRAEVSIIGSIHHHHLVRLKGFCVEGTHRLLAYEYMANGSLEKWIFKNDNEGLLDWGTRYDIAIGTAKGLAYLHEDCDAKIVHCDIKPENVLLDDNFLAKVSDFGLAKLMTREQSHVFTTLRGTRGYLAPEWITNYAISEKSDVYSYGMVLLEIIGGRKNYDSEETSEKSYFPSYAFKMMEEGKLREILDSGLEIDESNETVSTAIKVALWCIQEDMNLRPSMTKVVQMLEGVCSVPQPPTSSPLGSRFLPTLYKPASEEGTTSGPSDGNSDANLSAVRLSGPR, encoded by the coding sequence ATGGCTAATTCGAGGTCAATGGCCATTGCTGGAAATTTGTGGCTCTGTGTCATCTTGCTGTCCAGCGTCTCATTGGAGGGTGCTCAACAAATAGACAAGATATACCCGGTATTCCAAGCGTCTCAAATGGGTTCGATCGACACCGGCGGGGTCTTTCTTTTGTCCAACGGCTCGATTTTCGGCTTCGGCTTTGTCCAGACCTCCAGTTCTACTCTGTACTTGTTAGCTGTGGTTCATTTCCGCAGCAACACCGTAGTCTGGTCCGCAAATAGGGAAAACCCGGTTACGAATTCTGATATATTtgactttgatgagaatggcaACGCGTTTCTGCAGAAAGCAGGAAGCACGGTGTGGTCAACTAATACCAGCGGCAGAGGAGTTTCCGCGATAGAGTTGCGGGATTCAGGAAACCTGGCTTTGCTCGGGAAGGACAGTACAGTCGTCTGGCAGAGTTTTGACCATCCTACCGATACGCTCCTATCAAACCAAGATTTTAGACAAGGGATGAGGCTGGTGAGCGCTGGGTCCAAGAACTTGACCTACACTCTCGAGATTAAATCTGGCGACATGATCCTTTCTGCTGGTTATATAACGCCTCAACCGTATTGGTCGATGGGGAAGGACAGCAGACATTTGCAGAACAAAAATGGCGGTCAGGTAGTCTCGGCCACGATGGTAACGAATTCATGGAGACTGTACGATGAGAGTGGGACTTTGCTGTGGCAATTCCCCTTTTCGGATAATAGCGACCCTAATGCGACTTGGATCGCTGTCCTGGGACAAGACGGGATCATCTCGTTCTCCAGCTTGGGCAGTGGAGGATCGCCTGCTGATTCTCCCGTGAAAATACCCAGTGATGCATGCAGTACGCCCGAGCCTTGTGACCCGTATCTAGTCTGTTCTAATGGTAACATGTGCCGATGTCTCTCGGCCCTCACTTCTCATCCAAATTGTGGTTCGGGGCTGAGTTCTCCTTGCAATCACTCAAATGGTTCAATCGATCTCGTTAATGCAGGGCAGGGAATCAGCTACTTTGCAATTGGGTTTGTCTCGCCCTCACTGAATGCTGATCTCAATGGATGCAAGAATTCTTGCCTGAATAATTGTTCGTGTCTAGcattattttatcaaaatcGTTCTGGAGATTGTTACTTGTTTGACAGTATTGGGGCCTTGCAGAGTTCTGATCAGAATTCTGGATTTGTCTCTTACATTAAGGTGCTCACTGGCGGCAGTGCGAATGGTGGGAATTCTCAAGTCAGTGGAAGCAACAAGAAACATTTGCTATATGTTGTCCTCATTTCTGTTTCCACATTCTTTGTTGTTCTCGGGCTGATTTATGCTGGATGCAGATATTCCAAGGCAAAGCCAACATTGCCTGAAGCTCCTCAAGAGACTTCGGAGGAGGAAAACTTTCTCGAGGGTTTATCAGGAATGCCAGTTCGTTTCAGCTATAAAGAGCTTCAAGATGCGACGAATAACTTTTCCATAAAGCTAGGGCAAGGCGGGTTTGGCCCGGTGTACCAAGGGGCCCTACCAGATGGGACGAGAATTGCTGTGAAGAAATTGGAAGGCATTGGTCAGGGAAAGAAAGAGTTTCGAGCTGAGGTAAGCATCATCGGAAGCATCCATCATCACCACTTGGTTAGGCTGAAAGGCTTCTGCGTGGAAGGAACTCACCGGCTTTTAGCATATGAGTACATGGCCAACGGGTCTCTCGAAAAATGGATCTTTAAGAACGACAACGAAGGCTTGTTAGATTGGGGAACGAGATATGACATTGCAATTGGAACGGCGAAAGGACTGGCCTACTTACACGAAGATTGTGACGCAAAGATCGTTCACTGTGATATAAAGCCAGAAAACGTGCTTTTGGATGATAACTTCCTTGCCAAAGTCTCGGATTTTGGATTGGCTAAGCTAATGACTAGAGAACAGAGCCATGTCTTTACGACACTCAGAGGCACGAGAGGATATCTCGCACCAGAGTGGATAACCAACTATGCCATATCTGAGAAGAGCGATGTGTACAGTTATGGGATGGTTCTGCTCGAGATAATTGGTGGAAGAAAGAACTATGACTCCGAGGAAACGTCCGAGAAATCATATTTCCCCTCCTATGCTTTCAAGATGATGGAAGAAGGGAAGCTGAGAGAGATCCTCGATTCGGGTCTTGAGATAGACGAAAGCAATGAGACAGTTTCTACTGCTATTAAAGTTGCTTTGTGGTGCATACAAGAAGATATGAACTTGAGGCCGTCGATGACTAAAGTAGTACAAATGCTTGAAGGTGTCTGTTCGGTTCCTCAGCCGCCGACTTCATCTCCACTGGGTTCTCGCTTCCTTCCAACCCTTTACAAACCAGCCAGTGAGGAAGGTACTACCTCGGGACCATCAGACGGCAATAGTGATGCGAATCTTTCGGCAGTTCGGCTTTCAGGTCCAAGATAA